One Mucilaginibacter ginkgonis genomic region harbors:
- a CDS encoding alpha/beta hydrolase family protein, giving the protein MKKLSLCALLLFILNSAFAQLANIGQRTYRFNDTKRARPLITELWYPTTDTIKSADKKFSPFLREYTVRDGTLPNHRLPLIMLSHGTGGGRLTMEWLAQALAKSGFIVAAVDHWGNTFDNKIAVQFLKVWDRPEDISFVLTQLLHEPALKNVINPNKIGATGFSVGGYTVLALAGAKADFPGTINNYKTTNKREIDFPEYKGLGYLLDDTAFVNSASHIPLLKDKRIKAFFAICPGVGPSFSKKEQFKSVDGSVFIVGAAADFMAPVKTNARHFHRLISQSRYYEFPGMVGHYVMLNEAIDDVKKSDPIYFVDDATVNRRDVHLKVDSLAVGFFKTTLR; this is encoded by the coding sequence ATGAAAAAGTTATCGCTTTGCGCTTTATTGCTGTTTATCTTAAACTCCGCCTTTGCACAACTTGCCAATATCGGCCAGCGTACTTATCGTTTCAATGATACAAAAAGGGCAAGGCCGTTGATAACAGAACTCTGGTATCCTACAACCGATACAATAAAATCTGCAGATAAAAAGTTTTCACCGTTTTTGCGGGAATACACTGTAAGGGATGGAACTTTGCCCAATCACCGCTTACCATTGATCATGCTCTCACATGGTACAGGCGGGGGGCGTTTAACCATGGAGTGGCTTGCCCAAGCATTAGCTAAAAGCGGTTTTATAGTTGCGGCGGTAGATCATTGGGGCAATACCTTCGACAACAAGATCGCAGTGCAGTTTCTAAAAGTGTGGGACAGGCCGGAAGACATAAGCTTTGTACTTACGCAGTTGTTACATGAGCCGGCACTAAAGAACGTGATCAACCCGAATAAAATAGGCGCAACAGGTTTTTCTGTTGGTGGCTACACCGTACTCGCGTTAGCCGGTGCCAAAGCAGATTTTCCGGGAACGATAAATAACTACAAAACTACCAATAAACGCGAAATCGATTTTCCCGAATATAAAGGCTTGGGCTATCTGCTTGATGATACCGCGTTTGTGAACAGTGCCAGTCATATACCGCTATTGAAGGATAAACGCATTAAAGCGTTCTTTGCCATTTGCCCGGGCGTTGGTCCGTCATTTAGTAAAAAAGAACAGTTTAAATCGGTTGATGGCAGCGTGTTTATCGTTGGCGCGGCAGCAGACTTCATGGCGCCGGTGAAGACAAACGCCCGGCATTTCCATCGGTTAATTTCGCAATCGCGATACTACGAATTCCCGGGGATGGTAGGCCACTACGTGATGTTGAACGAAGCTATCGACGACGTAAAAAAATCTGACCCTATTTACTTTGTTGATGACGCAACTGTTAACCGCCGCGACGTGCATTTAAAGGTTGACAGCCTTGCCGTAGGATTTTTCAAGACGACGTTGAGATAA
- the rfbB gene encoding dTDP-glucose 4,6-dehydratase, whose translation MKKIIITGGAGFIGSHVVRRFVKNHPEYQIINLDKLTYAGNLANLKDIENEPNYRFVKGDIVDAAFIQNLFDTEQPYAVVHLAAESHVDRSIVNPLEFVMTNIIGTVNLLNAARNTWKGDYTSHRFYHVSTDEVYGTLGETGMFTETTGYDPHSPYSASKAGSDHFVRAYHDTYGMDTVISNCSNNYGSYHFPEKLIPLAINNIKHNKPVPVYGKGENVRDWLWVEDHARAIELIFHKAKAGDTYNIGGHNEWKNIDLINLLCSIMDKKLGRAEGESAKLITFVTDRAGHDLRYAIDSSKLQREVGWTPSVTFEEGLEKTVEWFLANEEWLNDVTSGHYQQYYEEQYDNR comes from the coding sequence ATGAAGAAGATAATTATAACAGGCGGGGCAGGATTCATTGGGTCGCATGTGGTACGCAGGTTCGTAAAGAACCATCCGGAGTACCAGATCATCAACCTGGATAAACTTACCTATGCCGGTAATTTGGCCAATCTGAAAGACATTGAAAATGAGCCCAACTACAGATTTGTAAAAGGCGATATAGTCGACGCTGCTTTCATCCAAAATTTGTTCGATACAGAACAACCTTACGCGGTAGTTCACCTTGCAGCCGAATCGCATGTAGACCGCTCTATAGTTAACCCGCTGGAATTTGTGATGACTAACATCATTGGAACGGTTAACTTATTGAACGCGGCCCGCAATACCTGGAAAGGTGATTATACCAGCCACCGTTTCTACCATGTATCCACAGATGAAGTATACGGCACCCTTGGTGAAACAGGCATGTTTACAGAAACTACAGGTTATGACCCCCATTCGCCATATTCGGCGTCAAAGGCAGGGTCAGACCATTTTGTAAGGGCTTACCACGACACCTATGGAATGGATACTGTTATTTCCAACTGCTCTAACAATTACGGCTCTTACCATTTCCCCGAGAAACTGATCCCGCTTGCGATCAACAACATTAAGCACAACAAGCCTGTACCGGTTTACGGCAAAGGCGAAAATGTGCGGGACTGGCTGTGGGTAGAAGACCACGCACGTGCGATTGAGCTGATATTCCATAAAGCAAAAGCCGGTGACACGTACAACATTGGCGGGCATAACGAGTGGAAGAACATTGACCTGATCAATTTGCTGTGCAGCATCATGGATAAAAAGTTGGGCAGGGCAGAGGGAGAGTCAGCCAAGCTGATCACCTTTGTGACAGACCGTGCAGGCCACGACCTGCGTTACGCGATAGATTCATCAAAACTGCAGCGCGAAGTGGGCTGGACACCAAGCGTTACCTTTGAAGAAGGCCTGGAAAAAACAGTTGAATGGTTCCTGGCCAATGAAGAGTGGTTAAATGATGTAACATCCGGCCATTACCAGCAGTATTACGAAGAACAATATGACAACCGATAA
- a CDS encoding DUF7935 family protein, which produces MITVNYLLEIVKFTIAGVGVVWVAFYLLKPYLDKSERIQILELKKAVSNQTIPLRLQAYERLVLFIDRINPANMLIRLNATSYTAKELQAIIVSEIRNEFQHNISQQIYISTEAWAAVKKIKDDTLSLVNNMIAAMPADARGLEVSRQLIGHLAKLEDNPYDAAAEIVRKDLEGIF; this is translated from the coding sequence ATGATCACAGTTAACTATTTACTAGAAATTGTAAAGTTTACCATTGCGGGCGTCGGCGTTGTATGGGTGGCGTTCTATTTGCTTAAACCGTACCTTGATAAATCTGAAAGAATACAGATCCTTGAATTAAAGAAAGCTGTAAGCAACCAAACAATACCTTTGCGCTTACAAGCCTATGAGCGCCTGGTTTTATTTATAGACCGTATTAATCCCGCTAATATGCTTATAAGGCTCAATGCAACTTCTTACACTGCTAAAGAATTACAGGCGATTATTGTAAGCGAGATTCGCAACGAGTTTCAGCATAACATCAGTCAGCAAATATACATAAGTACAGAAGCCTGGGCTGCCGTTAAAAAGATTAAAGATGATACCTTGTCGCTTGTCAATAATATGATAGCGGCGATGCCGGCAGATGCCAGGGGTCTTGAAGTAAGCAGGCAGCTGATAGGACATTTGGCTAAACTGGAAGATAACCCCTATGACGCTGCCGCCGAAATAGTAAGAAAGGATCTGGAGGGCATATTCTGA
- a CDS encoding NUDIX hydrolase — MKELNWKTCSSEYIHKGNWATLRRDVCEMPDGRVVDDYYVLEYPNWVNAVAITDDNKILMVSQYRHAANIVSLEIPGGVIDDGELPEDAIKRELLEETGYQFDDVVLVSTLYPNPSTANNVCYGFLAKGGKKVNEQSLDEHEEIVVHEMTIAEVKQALLENKIPQALHSSALFYALVKLGGL; from the coding sequence ATGAAAGAACTGAACTGGAAAACCTGCTCGTCTGAATATATACACAAAGGTAATTGGGCTACACTCAGGAGAGATGTCTGCGAAATGCCCGACGGCCGCGTTGTTGATGATTATTACGTTTTAGAATACCCTAACTGGGTAAATGCTGTCGCGATAACTGACGATAATAAAATTTTGATGGTGTCTCAGTACCGCCATGCAGCCAACATCGTTTCGTTAGAAATTCCGGGCGGCGTGATCGATGACGGCGAATTGCCGGAGGATGCCATTAAGCGCGAATTACTCGAGGAAACCGGATACCAATTTGATGACGTAGTGTTGGTGAGCACATTATATCCGAACCCCTCAACAGCTAATAATGTATGTTATGGTTTTTTGGCCAAAGGCGGGAAAAAAGTAAATGAACAATCGCTTGACGAGCACGAAGAAATTGTAGTGCATGAAATGACCATAGCCGAAGTGAAGCAAGCTTTGCTGGAAAATAAAATTCCCCAGGCATTGCACTCCTCCGCCTTGTTTTACGCGCTGGTGAAGTTGGGAGGATTGTAG
- a CDS encoding acyl-CoA mutase large subunit family protein — protein MSDKKQTSSGIEIKPLYAAEGGEVPGEYPYTRGIQKDMYRGKLWTMRQYAGFSTAEESNKRYHFLLKQGTSGLSVAFDLPTQIGYDSDHELADGEVGKVGVAIDSLRDMEILFGGIRLQDITTSMTINATAATLLAMYIALAKKQGADLNQISGTIQNDILKEYAARGTYIYPPAQSMRLITDIFEYCSTSLPKWNTISISGYHIREAGSTAVQELAFTLANGKAYLKAALEKGLDINVFAKRLSFFFNCHNNFFEEIAKFRAARRMWAHITKELGATDASAQKLRFHTQTGGSTLTAQQPLNNIIRVSSQAMAAVLGGTQSLHTNGYDEALSLPTEQAAKIALRTQQVIAFESGITDTPDPLAGSYFIESLTDEMEAAAHKYIDTIDAMGGSVKAIEQDYIQQEIAAASYQYQRELETGERVLVGVNKFTEQEPALDNVFRVDDSIRQLQIEKLNSLKAERDNELVRANLADLTTAAKGSNNLMPFIISAVESYATLGEIADVLREVFGEY, from the coding sequence ATGTCTGATAAAAAGCAAACCTCATCGGGCATAGAAATAAAACCGCTTTATGCAGCTGAAGGCGGAGAGGTGCCCGGCGAATACCCCTACACCAGGGGGATACAAAAAGATATGTACCGTGGCAAATTGTGGACCATGCGCCAATACGCGGGTTTCTCAACAGCCGAAGAGTCTAACAAGCGTTACCATTTCCTGCTTAAACAAGGTACCAGCGGCTTGTCTGTAGCCTTCGACCTGCCTACGCAAATTGGTTACGATTCTGATCATGAATTGGCCGACGGGGAAGTGGGCAAAGTGGGCGTTGCAATAGACTCGCTGAGGGATATGGAAATATTATTCGGCGGGATACGCTTGCAGGATATCACTACCTCTATGACCATTAACGCCACAGCTGCTACGCTGCTGGCTATGTACATCGCGCTAGCTAAGAAGCAGGGTGCCGATCTGAACCAGATATCGGGCACTATTCAAAACGATATATTAAAGGAGTATGCCGCACGTGGTACCTATATATACCCGCCCGCGCAATCTATGCGGTTGATCACAGACATCTTTGAGTATTGCAGCACAAGCCTGCCTAAATGGAATACCATTTCCATTTCAGGATACCATATCAGAGAAGCGGGGTCAACCGCAGTACAGGAACTAGCCTTCACACTTGCAAATGGTAAAGCTTATTTAAAGGCAGCTTTAGAAAAAGGGTTGGATATTAATGTTTTTGCCAAGCGATTGTCGTTCTTCTTTAATTGCCATAACAACTTTTTTGAGGAAATAGCTAAGTTCCGTGCGGCACGGCGTATGTGGGCACACATTACCAAAGAGTTGGGCGCAACAGACGCGTCTGCACAAAAGCTGCGCTTTCATACGCAAACGGGCGGCTCTACTTTAACAGCCCAGCAACCACTTAATAATATTATACGTGTAAGCAGCCAGGCAATGGCCGCGGTGCTTGGCGGAACACAATCCCTGCACACCAATGGTTACGACGAAGCGTTATCGCTCCCAACAGAGCAGGCTGCGAAGATAGCTTTGCGTACACAGCAGGTTATCGCGTTTGAAAGCGGCATCACTGATACTCCGGATCCATTGGCAGGCTCTTATTTCATAGAATCGCTTACCGATGAAATGGAAGCGGCGGCTCATAAATATATCGATACTATTGATGCTATGGGCGGGTCTGTAAAAGCTATTGAGCAGGATTATATTCAGCAAGAAATAGCTGCAGCCTCTTATCAATACCAACGCGAATTGGAAACGGGCGAGAGGGTGTTGGTCGGTGTAAACAAATTTACAGAGCAAGAGCCTGCGCTTGATAACGTTTTCCGGGTGGACGATTCCATCCGCCAGTTGCAGATTGAAAAATTGAACAGCCTAAAAGCGGAGCGCGACAACGAGTTAGTACGGGCAAATCTTGCTGACTTGACAACCGCAGCAAAGGGTTCAAACAATCTGATGCCGTTTATCATTTCGGCCGTTGAATCTTACGCTACCCTTGGCGAAATTGCCGACGTTTTAAGAGAGGTATTCGGCGAGTACTAA
- a CDS encoding MFS transporter: MKTLSETAPSAGAQQQISTTTFSILFALSASHMFNDTFQSLIPAIYPLIKGAFHLTFFQIGMITLVNQITASILQPFVGNYTDKKPQPYSLMLGMLFTLIGLISIAFASSFGLILVSVALVGIGSSIFHPEASRIARAASGGKAGTAQSIFQLGGNAGSSLGPLIAAILITPYGRHSIAWVAILAFIALFIMYRVGAWYTNRLKENARVAKTSTGAIDSQVTKKQVYIALTVLIILTFSKYFYLASMSSYFTFYLIDKFHVSAQTSQYFLFLFLVSVAAGTIIGGPVGDKIGRKYVIWVSILGVAPFTLLLPYVNLFWTGALVVIIGIVLSSAFSAIVVYAQELMPGKVGMVAGLFFGLAFGMGGIGSAVLGDLADKIGIQEVYKLCAFLPLIGILTIFLPNLKTTR, from the coding sequence ATGAAAACCTTAAGCGAAACAGCGCCTTCTGCAGGCGCGCAACAACAAATAAGCACAACCACATTTTCTATCTTGTTCGCGCTTAGTGCGTCGCACATGTTCAACGACACATTTCAGTCGTTAATCCCGGCGATATATCCGCTCATAAAAGGCGCCTTTCATTTAACATTCTTCCAGATAGGGATGATTACGTTGGTCAACCAGATCACCGCTTCAATTCTGCAGCCGTTTGTAGGTAACTACACCGATAAGAAACCTCAACCCTACTCGCTTATGCTGGGGATGTTGTTTACGCTTATTGGCTTAATATCGATCGCCTTCGCAAGCAGTTTCGGTCTTATACTGGTATCCGTTGCACTTGTGGGCATTGGCTCTTCCATCTTCCACCCCGAGGCGTCCCGTATTGCCCGTGCAGCCTCGGGAGGCAAAGCCGGTACGGCGCAGTCTATTTTTCAATTGGGTGGTAATGCAGGTTCGTCATTAGGCCCGCTTATCGCGGCCATACTCATCACTCCTTATGGCAGGCACAGTATAGCGTGGGTGGCAATTTTAGCTTTCATAGCCTTATTTATCATGTATAGGGTTGGGGCATGGTACACCAACCGCTTGAAAGAGAATGCACGGGTTGCAAAAACATCAACAGGCGCAATCGATTCACAAGTAACCAAAAAGCAGGTATACATCGCGCTAACTGTGCTTATCATTCTTACGTTTTCAAAATATTTTTACCTCGCCAGTATGAGCAGCTACTTTACTTTCTATCTGATAGATAAGTTTCATGTAAGCGCTCAAACCTCGCAATACTTTTTATTCCTGTTCCTGGTATCAGTTGCTGCGGGCACCATTATTGGCGGGCCTGTGGGCGATAAGATAGGACGCAAATATGTGATATGGGTTTCTATACTCGGTGTAGCGCCGTTTACTCTCCTGCTGCCGTATGTGAATTTATTCTGGACCGGCGCCCTGGTAGTGATCATCGGCATTGTGCTATCTTCCGCATTCTCTGCAATTGTAGTTTATGCCCAGGAGTTGATGCCGGGTAAGGTAGGAATGGTTGCCGGGTTGTTTTTCGGCCTGGCATTTGGCATGGGCGGCATTGGTTCTGCGGTGCTTGGCGACCTTGCCGATAAAATTGGGATACAGGAAGTTTACAAGCTTTGCGCTTTTCTGCCGCTTATCGGCATACTCACTATTTTTCTGCCAAACTTAAAAACTACGCGATAG
- a CDS encoding TlpA family protein disulfide reductase gives MKPYRILLTLFIACVIASNSNAQTKKINSRLTEESLVKDSAGNVYPYAVWSKLWWHGDCSFRVENSQDENSAFIMHFNSKQEREKVISSWPKPGESEQFKPGTTFANFKDKAIDGYKADTKALLGKIVVLNFWFIGCPPCREEIPDLNDLAMRYSNNIDVVFLSICLDEGYDIKNYTKQHPLAFHIIDKGQFLAAKFRVNLFPTNVVINREGKVAYSSNGGSAANPVWMQKTIDAALASPAPAAVGQ, from the coding sequence ATGAAACCTTATCGCATTCTTCTTACTCTTTTTATTGCATGCGTAATCGCATCTAATTCCAATGCACAGACCAAAAAAATAAATTCCCGTTTAACGGAGGAGTCCCTGGTCAAAGACTCCGCCGGCAATGTTTATCCTTACGCGGTGTGGTCTAAGCTTTGGTGGCATGGCGACTGTTCCTTCAGGGTAGAGAACTCGCAAGATGAGAATTCTGCCTTCATTATGCACTTTAACTCAAAACAAGAGCGCGAGAAAGTAATTTCATCATGGCCAAAACCTGGGGAAAGTGAACAATTTAAGCCGGGTACAACCTTTGCAAATTTTAAAGACAAAGCAATAGATGGATACAAAGCTGATACTAAGGCCCTTTTAGGCAAAATTGTAGTGTTAAACTTTTGGTTCATCGGCTGCCCGCCATGCCGCGAAGAGATTCCCGATCTGAATGACCTGGCTATGCGCTATAGCAACAATATTGATGTTGTGTTCTTGTCTATATGTCTGGATGAGGGGTATGATATTAAAAATTATACCAAACAGCACCCGCTGGCTTTTCATATCATAGATAAAGGGCAGTTTTTAGCGGCAAAATTCCGCGTTAACTTATTCCCCACTAACGTGGTGATCAACAGGGAAGGCAAAGTAGCTTACTCAAGTAACGGCGGTTCGGCGGCTAACCCGGTTTGGATGCAAAAAACTATAGATGCAGCATTAGCCTCACCTGCACCTGCTGCGGTTGGGCAATAA
- a CDS encoding nuclear transport factor 2 family protein produces MKKIILLLALIMLSVSTSFGQISDKDAVIQTINTFFDGMRKADTVTMRSAIANNMVLQSVGTNKDGATRLITEDISGFLKSVAKPHAQIYDERVVFKDINIDGALASVWAPYKFYLGSQFSHCGVDVFQLVKTNGKWKIIYIVDTRRKDNCPE; encoded by the coding sequence ATGAAAAAAATTATCTTACTATTGGCGTTGATTATGCTATCCGTAAGTACATCGTTTGGCCAGATAAGTGATAAAGACGCTGTCATACAAACCATCAACACATTTTTTGATGGCATGCGAAAGGCCGATACCGTAACGATGCGTTCTGCTATTGCCAATAACATGGTCCTGCAAAGCGTTGGCACAAATAAAGACGGTGCAACCCGGTTAATTACCGAAGATATTAGCGGCTTCCTTAAATCCGTTGCTAAGCCGCATGCTCAGATTTATGACGAGCGGGTGGTGTTTAAGGATATCAACATAGATGGTGCTTTGGCATCTGTGTGGGCACCTTATAAATTTTACCTCGGCAGCCAGTTTAGTCATTGCGGCGTAGATGTATTTCAACTCGTAAAAACTAACGGCAAGTGGAAGATCATCTACATAGTCGACACCCGCAGAAAGGACAATTGCCCGGAGTAA
- the dnaA gene encoding chromosomal replication initiator protein DnaA, translating to MEKTCTNVWNSCLQIIKDNIPAQSFKTWFEPITALKIDGSILTIQVPSLFFYEWLEEHYVGLLRKTIKKQLGDDARLEYNIVVEQSSSAKPFTTNMPSNGNGAEAKNQSMPIPISINKDIKNPFVIPGLKKLHVDPQLNQNYTFENFVEGDCNRLARSAGYAVAAKPGGTSFNPLMIYGGVGLGKTHLAQAIGNEIKRTLPDKLVLYVSCEKFTQQFVDALKHNNINDFVNFYQAIDVLIMDDVHNFAGKEKTQDFFFHIFNHLHQSGKQLIITSDKAPKDLAGLEERLLSRFKWGLSADLQIPDLETRMAILKNKIYQDGIELSNDVIEYVAHNIDNNVRELEGAMVSLLAQSTLNRKEIDLALAKQMLKNFVKNSSKEISMEYIQSLVCEYFEVPIEMLKSQTRKREIVQARQISMYLAKAHTKSSLKTIGNFFGGRDHSTVIYACQTVEDLIDTDKKFKGYVADIQKKLKMS from the coding sequence ATGGAAAAAACTTGTACTAATGTTTGGAATAGTTGCTTGCAGATCATTAAGGATAATATACCGGCCCAAAGTTTTAAAACATGGTTCGAGCCCATTACCGCTTTAAAGATCGATGGAAGTATTTTAACCATACAAGTACCAAGTTTATTCTTTTACGAATGGTTAGAAGAGCACTATGTTGGTTTGTTGCGTAAAACCATAAAAAAGCAATTGGGCGACGATGCACGGTTAGAATACAATATTGTTGTAGAACAATCGTCATCTGCTAAACCGTTTACTACCAATATGCCATCAAACGGCAACGGCGCCGAAGCGAAGAACCAATCCATGCCCATCCCTATCTCTATTAATAAGGACATTAAGAACCCGTTTGTTATACCGGGCCTTAAGAAGCTGCATGTAGACCCGCAATTAAATCAGAATTATACATTCGAAAACTTTGTTGAGGGCGATTGTAACCGTTTGGCACGTTCTGCAGGTTATGCGGTAGCGGCAAAACCGGGCGGCACTTCATTTAACCCGTTAATGATCTATGGCGGCGTTGGTTTGGGTAAAACCCATTTGGCGCAAGCTATAGGTAATGAGATAAAGCGTACCCTTCCTGACAAGTTGGTATTGTATGTATCGTGCGAGAAATTTACCCAGCAGTTTGTAGACGCGCTTAAGCACAATAACATTAACGATTTTGTGAATTTTTACCAGGCAATAGATGTGCTTATCATGGATGATGTGCACAACTTTGCCGGCAAAGAAAAAACACAGGACTTTTTCTTCCACATATTTAATCATCTGCACCAATCGGGCAAGCAACTGATCATCACATCTGACAAGGCACCGAAAGACCTTGCGGGCTTAGAAGAGCGCTTGCTTTCGCGTTTCAAATGGGGCCTATCTGCGGATCTGCAGATCCCTGATCTGGAAACACGTATGGCTATCCTGAAGAACAAGATTTATCAGGATGGTATTGAACTTTCTAACGATGTGATAGAATACGTGGCGCACAATATTGATAATAACGTGCGTGAGTTAGAGGGGGCGATGGTATCATTGCTTGCACAGTCGACCCTTAACCGTAAAGAGATAGATCTGGCACTGGCTAAACAGATGCTAAAGAATTTTGTAAAGAACTCATCAAAAGAAATTTCGATGGAGTATATACAAAGCCTGGTGTGCGAGTATTTTGAAGTTCCTATTGAGATGCTAAAATCGCAGACACGTAAACGCGAAATTGTGCAAGCCCGCCAGATATCTATGTACCTGGCCAAAGCGCATACCAAAAGCTCGCTTAAAACTATTGGTAATTTTTTTGGCGGCCGCGACCACTCGACCGTGATCTACGCTTGCCAAACTGTAGAAGACCTGATAGATACCGATAAGAAATTTAAAGGCTACGTAGCCGACATCCAAAAGAAACTGAAAATGTCATAA
- the galE gene encoding UDP-glucose 4-epimerase GalE: protein MKKILVTGGLGFIGSHTVVELIAAGYEPILIDDLSNSSIKILDQLEKIIGKKPVFHQLDLCDEAAVKSLAALVPDVDGIIHFAALKAVGESVAVPLKYYRNNFYSLINLLNSYYGKKINFVFSSSCTVYGQPDNLPVTENEPVKPAQSPYGNTKQVAEEILKDMVASGTNYKVCSLRYFNPVGAHESALIGELPIGVPQNLVPFITQTAIGKREKLTVHGDTYNTPDGSAVRDYIHVVDLAKAHVKALQLMEDESFTGYDVFNLGTGKGSSVLEVINAFESATGEKLNYVIGPKRDGDVEQVWGDVKKSSEKLGWKTELDLDTMMSSAWAWEKYINQNPL from the coding sequence ATGAAAAAAATACTGGTTACCGGTGGCTTAGGGTTTATTGGCTCGCATACGGTTGTAGAATTGATAGCAGCAGGATACGAACCGATATTGATAGATGATTTGTCAAACTCGAGCATCAAAATCTTAGATCAACTTGAAAAGATCATCGGCAAAAAGCCGGTCTTTCATCAACTTGACCTATGCGATGAGGCTGCAGTAAAAAGCCTTGCAGCCCTTGTTCCCGATGTCGATGGCATTATCCACTTTGCAGCTTTAAAGGCTGTGGGCGAGTCTGTGGCAGTGCCGTTAAAATATTATCGAAACAATTTCTACTCGCTTATCAACCTTTTGAACAGTTATTACGGAAAGAAAATAAATTTCGTTTTCTCGTCAAGTTGTACAGTTTACGGTCAGCCGGATAATTTGCCGGTTACAGAGAATGAGCCGGTTAAGCCTGCACAATCGCCATATGGTAACACCAAACAGGTTGCAGAAGAGATACTTAAAGATATGGTGGCCTCAGGAACAAATTATAAGGTATGCTCATTGCGATATTTTAATCCAGTAGGTGCGCATGAGTCGGCTTTGATAGGCGAATTGCCCATCGGCGTTCCGCAAAACCTGGTTCCTTTTATTACGCAAACTGCCATCGGTAAACGCGAAAAGCTGACCGTGCACGGTGATACCTATAACACCCCCGACGGCAGCGCGGTACGCGATTACATACATGTGGTAGATTTGGCCAAGGCACATGTTAAGGCATTGCAGTTAATGGAGGATGAAAGTTTTACAGGTTATGATGTGTTTAATTTGGGGACCGGTAAAGGCAGTTCTGTACTGGAAGTGATCAACGCGTTTGAAAGCGCTACGGGCGAAAAACTTAATTATGTTATCGGCCCGAAAAGAGATGGCGACGTAGAGCAAGTATGGGGCGATGTAAAGAAATCATCAGAAAAACTTGGCTGGAAGACAGAACTGGATTTAGATACCATGATGTCTTCTGCCTGGGCCTGGGAAAAATATATCAACCAAAATCCTCTATAG
- a CDS encoding HesB/IscA family protein: MSTAVETLVAPVTFTEGAVKELKKLKDQQELSDEFGLRVGVEGGGCAGMNYILGFDQQKDGDNIYVINDIKVLMHKAHGMYLAGMQIDFQDGLNARGFTFNNPNAASTCGCGTSFSV; this comes from the coding sequence ATGAGCACTGCTGTTGAAACCCTTGTTGCCCCTGTAACCTTTACAGAAGGCGCGGTTAAAGAATTAAAGAAATTAAAAGATCAGCAAGAACTAAGCGACGAGTTTGGTTTACGTGTTGGTGTAGAGGGTGGCGGTTGTGCCGGTATGAATTATATTTTGGGTTTCGACCAACAAAAAGACGGCGATAACATCTACGTTATTAACGATATTAAGGTACTGATGCATAAAGCACACGGTATGTACCTTGCTGGCATGCAGATAGATTTCCAGGACGGGTTGAATGCCCGTGGATTTACTTTTAACAATCCTAACGCGGCCAGCACCTGCGGCTGCGGCACTTCTTTTTCTGTATAA
- a CDS encoding Uma2 family endonuclease: protein MKDVLDIPRTAMEVFEMLPEGTICEVIDNTLYMSPSPTTIHQKVLGKIFTRLQMYIEDNTLGEVIFAPCDVYLDNGDSVVQPDILFIKREREAIIEKKGIYGAPDLVIELLSSNKKHDQQIKSELYRANGIPEYIIIDPETKTVWHYLLDGDTYAEQPSATGKLQIHSLNFYLEF, encoded by the coding sequence ATGAAAGATGTGCTTGACATACCACGTACAGCGATGGAAGTATTTGAAATGCTTCCCGAAGGAACTATTTGTGAAGTGATCGATAATACACTTTATATGTCGCCTTCACCTACAACAATACACCAAAAAGTTCTCGGTAAAATTTTTACCAGGTTACAAATGTACATTGAAGATAATACTTTAGGTGAGGTAATTTTTGCTCCTTGTGATGTATATCTTGACAATGGTGATAGCGTGGTACAACCAGATATACTCTTTATAAAAAGAGAGAGAGAGGCAATCATCGAGAAAAAGGGCATTTATGGTGCGCCTGATCTGGTAATAGAATTATTATCGTCTAATAAAAAGCATGATCAGCAGATAAAATCAGAACTTTATCGTGCTAACGGTATTCCCGAATACATAATCATCGACCCCGAAACGAAAACTGTTTGGCATTACCTGCTCGATGGTGATACTTACGCAGAGCAACCATCCGCTACCGGGAAGCTGCAGATACATTCGCTAAACTTCTACTTGGAATTTTAA